In Cryptomeria japonica chromosome 5, Sugi_1.0, whole genome shotgun sequence, the genomic window tactaTAGAGAAATGACCTGTTAGATTTTTTACCATTCCCTTGACGCAATGCCAAGTTAAGCCTCGTCCCAACTCTATGATTCAAACCTttgattataaaaaaaaatcatacacaatctaatctagaagaGTATAAAGAATtttagcatggattgtggaaatttgatagcattaataaaatggaaaagttcCAAACTTCTAAGGGTTGATAAGAATTTGTACCCAATCAAGGAGGGTAAGGTCAAAAGTCTAACTCCTCAAAACTTAGAAACTTCTTGGAGTGCAAGGGATCAAAGTTCAATGAGTGAGGATGAAAGGAAACAAGTACTAAGGGATAAGGTACATGAGGAagtataaaaatttaattaatacaaAGGACTTCAGATTTTAATAGACTTTTAGActtcaaggctcaagaatgggctAATCCCACAATGGTGAATCTCAAACTCGGTACACCACTTTTTTCACTTATGGGAGACTCAAAATTAACTGACACATTCAAACAAAGATGCATTCATTAGAAAGTCCTCCCATAAAAACCTTCAAATGAAGGATTACCTTTGTTCAAAGGTAGTATTTTATTGTAAAAGAAAAAATGGCATTCGTTCAAAGATCACCTTCAAATGAAGGAGCATCAAATATTAATGTTGGCATCGCTTTAAAAGTTAACTTGGACAAGGTACATATGGCAAGTAGATTAGGGTCTTTTAGGCACTCATTTGTCTTAACATTGTGCAACATGGCTTTGGatacttgtaaaattttctaattttctagtaCTAGATATGTGATTTTTTATTGATACTTagaatattaacattatttttaacCCCAAAATGTGAAATTTAAACCCTAAAGATCTTTCTTTAGACCTagaatttggaaattatatttccaAATAGCTATTTCAAAACCCTAAACACCTCCTTTTAACCCTAAAATATTAAATTGAGCTCCTAAACAATTATTTTGAAATCTTAGAAACTTTAATTGAAACTATTAACAATTATTTTGAAACCCCAACATCTTTAATTGAAACTTTAGACAACTATTTTGAAACCCTAAAACATTCAACTAAGCCCTATACAATTATTCTTTTTTTACCCTAAAATGTCAAATTGAAACCCTATACAATTATTTTGAAACCCTAAAGTATGTAATTGAAACCCCAAATAAGTATTCTGAAATCCCAAAATATTTAAACAAAACCCTATACAACTATTTTTTAACTCTTAAATGTCAACATTGAAACCCTATATATCTATTTTTTAAACCCTAAAATGTCAAATTGAAACCCTATAAAACTAATTTTTAACTCCAAAACATCAAAATGAAACCTTGAAATGTCTATTTGAAACCCAAGTTTCTAGATTATAAACCCCAAAATATGTGTTTTAGGCATATAAGATCTAAAATTTACAAAATAGGGTTTGAAATGGACATTTTTAAGATTGTAATCTAGAGAGTAGGGTTTGGAATACACATTTTAGGCTTTATAATTTGTGTAGTGCTTGATGCTCTTGTGAAATGTGAAAACAAAATGGATTTTCTTAATTTTCCTTTTGATTAACTTTTTAAGGTTTTAATTTGTCATCTTAGGATTCATATTATAAGTTAAAAAAATTTAGAATATTAATCAAAAGCCATCAACTAATAGTCATCATATGATAATTTATTTAATACCCTCTACTAGAATAGTATTTTCTAACCATATACATGTATTAAACTTCaatataagaaattagaaacctaattataaaatgaaataaaaataaaagacaaaacaattaaatttactgTAAGGGGTTCACCCCATAGCGCAGCGGTACAGCTGCAAGCCTCCCGTAATGGAGGTCATGAGTTCAAAGCAActaaaaataactcaaatgaaggtTGAATGAAATAATTGCAAATAAATCTGAAATGTAGGAGGAACAAGGAATTTAGATTGGGATCGAATGGGAAGACAATTCCCAACTTTAAAAAGGATTAGGGGAGAGGACCAGTAGTTGAGCATCCCAACTTGGCTCTtttcaaatatgatgccacatcagcacgTTTTTTtttcaaggtgtccaaaacagcccaaaaaaaagtgagacagATGGTTTTCCAAAAAGAGACCCATACTTGTGTAGCTGATGTGGCATcgcatgattggttgcttttaaaATTGATCTTATATCAACAAGTGTAAGTATAAATCAACAACTATTATCACAGCTATTAAAACATTTTCTGATTCTTTTCTTATACAAAATTTTGTCTCTTGCCATTACAGTAGAATGCTTTACCAAGAAAACCAATAGAATATGCGTTATCAAACTTTAACTAAAATTTGGTAGCTATATGCTTTTAGAGCATGATGGAAAGGTGAAAATGTTCATGAAGCTGACATTGAACACCTTGGAAGGTCCTTGTCAGACATGGGTGCAGTCCTCATAATAGGATTGCTTTCGAAGAAGTTTGTTGGCTTCAGTTCAAAACCAGAAGAGACTGTTGGCATGATTGGGTAGTCCTCTTGGCATGGAAGATGATGAAACCCTAATGTGTACCAGAGGACAATGTCCTTTCTCTCAATTGGTCGGTCCCTGAAACACAAAATCATAAGAGCTTCATACAGGCATATCTGCAAGATGTCTTTTTTAAAATGTGTTGTGTTTCGGATTCGATTGTGTAATCTTTATTtgtatcaacattttggatcacatttCATGATGATAGATCATGATGCAAATAAATGCTACACAATTGAATTTAAAAGTACAACACATTTTAATGTCATTATGAACTCCAAAAATATTATGTCTATAGTTAAAACTTAGTAGAAATATGGGAAAAGTTATACTCTACCTTTGAACAAATTCAATTTATAGAAATTTATCTATCTGTTTATGTCCATGAATAAATCGCTGAAAATATATGAATTGTCATGGGATCCAAACTTACCTGTTAGACCACACAGCCAGAGTATCGTCACCTTGGCTTTGATAAGAATACAGCCCACCAGCCCACTCCTCACTACGGTTGTATGGAGTGACCCATATCTAATGCAAGAATCATTGTTCAGCCCCATCAAGCGAAATAGATTCTGATAATGGTTAGTTTTGATTCTAAACAACCTTCAAAGGAAACAAAGCATGGCCAGCTACAGTACTGCTGAATTTGGTTTTGCTCACATATTCAACATGAATTTCAGAAACAAATAAGCTATGACATTCAAAGTCTGGTACAGACCTGGTTGTTTGTGAAGGACCCTCGAAGTTGAGGAGGATCATTGTGATCAAGCAAGCTTGCTGCTGTGCCCCCAGGGACAATTTTGTATCCTACTGGATTTCCTATCTTTGTCTTCCTGGATGGATTGATCATATGAAACTCAGATGGATGATAGAGGTTCAGCTTAATTTGAGCATCCTTCTCTGTTTTGGCAATGTGTCTTTCTGCTGTCCAGAAACTCTGTCGTGGAGTTGGTCCGTGCTGCAAAGTCTGCTTGGCCATCTTGACCTGAACAAAGGAGTTGTCTGTACCATCAATATCCGTGTCCAAGTAGAACGTCAGAAAATGGTCATGGATAACACCAATTGTATTCTCAGCAAGCAAAGTTCCATGGACATCAACTTTGGAACTCATCTGGTTGACATTCTTGTAGTTTGTAGCCTTGACCATCAAAATCCCTGTTAGCTCCACCTGTATCCAGAATAATGTACCTTGTCTTCcaagttagtttcagatgagaagGGTTCCATACTACACAATTTAAAGTTTGATTAAAACCAGCCCTCAGACTAAAAGCACAGTTTTTACTCATTAATTCTATCTTTTATGTAGAAAGAAATCCATCTTGCCTACCTTGACTCTGATTAGACCATCTATCTGAAATTCCCAATCCAAAATATAATCATAGTTCCCAAGAGATGCTACCATACGAACTACTAAGGTCACCTTTGGTCTAACCTCTCTAATCTGCAATAATGAATTTCAAAAATTAGAGATCCAAGAGAAAATGCCAATTCAACCAAAAGCACAAGCTTCTTTTTTATGCTCTCCCTTCCTAAGCACCAAAGAATGAAACGATACCTTATAAATGAACCAGTCAAAACTACTATATTGCCAACATCTACAAGATCAAATAGAAAACACCTTTCACAAATAGCAAAAAAAGATGTTCTATATTCATCAAAAACAAAAGACATAGAATAAACAATACAGTGCATAATAacttgctttatagaaagcaaAAGAAATCCTAATCTAATAttagaaaaactagaaaaaacaTACCTCCATGTCTGTGATTGGGCATTCAGTGTGGCGCCATGCAATATCCCCTGCATACCTCTCAAATATGCAGACCATGTTAGACCTTAGATAAGGTGTGCCATCTGCTTGAGCAAAGATCCCATCCATGTAGTAGGCATTCCTTGGACAATCATTTAGAGGATCAAGAGACATTGCATTTACTCCAAGTCCATATTCACCTGCATCCATATAGGTCCTATAGTACCAGCCATCACTGGGATCCATGTAAGGCACAAACAACTCAGACGAAAAACCCTTGTATAAAACCCTTCTCATTCTCCCAGTATCAGGATCCTTAAATTTGGCTTCTGATATTATAACTCCAGCGCGAGGATCAGTCCTGACATGGAATTCCCAACTTCCCCACTTGACCTGATGACCATCAACTTTAAAGCTTGGACCCTTGGCTTGCTCCATGGAGATAGGGTTTAGAGGGGGTATCAAAGGGTACTTTTGGGCAGAAAGCCTATAGTCTGTACCCTCTGCTTTTGGCAAAGTTACATATTTCTTACCATCTATGATTTTGATCACCTCTTTGGTATCCATATCAACCAGAACTATCAGACCCTCAATTGGTCGCATGTAGTAATTCACAGTTCCCACCACTGAATAACACTGGATTTTCACCAGTCTCCTGCCTTCTTCAGCCAAACCAAACCAACCTGAAGAAAGAGGCAAGCACATGAGGTCACTGAAATTGAACCCTCTCTTTGTTAAGATTTCTATAAACTTCCTGTCTTTCAGAAGCACCCCAACAGTGGGTTTCAACTCCTCTATTG contains:
- the LOC131062341 gene encoding amine oxidase [copper-containing] gamma 1, which translates into the protein MNYPLHLRILLILMAAFLLLHFIKSWVPLPFLEFKELELDCSEYGSWCTFKTRIKDGRTGSKNDVFMNSNKPNHEHSKKDLEKEVAKHPLDPLTIQEIKKVQRILSKYLIFKHSEYPLHSVVLEEPLKEEVLAWKVGQNLPSRKALVIAFDDGYSHKLIIDLELGEIVAKEVNHKSGYPAVTIEELKPTVGVLLKDRKFIEILTKRGFNFSDLMCLPLSSGWFGLAEEGRRLVKIQCYSVVGTVNYYMRPIEGLIVLVDMDTKEVIKIIDGKKYVTLPKAEGTDYRLSAQKYPLIPPLNPISMEQAKGPSFKVDGHQVKWGSWEFHVRTDPRAGVIISEAKFKDPDTGRMRRVLYKGFSSELFVPYMDPSDGWYYRTYMDAGEYGLGVNAMSLDPLNDCPRNAYYMDGIFAQADGTPYLRSNMVCIFERYAGDIAWRHTECPITDMEIREVRPKVTLVVRMVASLGNYDYILDWEFQIDGLIRVKVELTGILMVKATNYKNVNQMSSKVDVHGTLLAENTIGVIHDHFLTFYLDTDIDGTDNSFVQVKMAKQTLQHGPTPRQSFWTAERHIAKTEKDAQIKLNLYHPSEFHMINPSRKTKIGNPVGYKIVPGGTAASLLDHNDPPQLRGSFTNNQIWVTPYNRSEEWAGGLYSYQSQGDDTLAVWSNRDRPIERKDIVLWYTLGFHHLPCQEDYPIMPTVSSGFELKPTNFFESNPIMRTAPMSDKDLPRCSMSAS